The segment TTTTCGATTTTTGCATTTAAGCTAATATCGAAAAtggaaaaaagaaaacttataaTTGAAAATTCAACAGTTTAATCAATGAGCTTAAGCTGTTCTTGACAGAATGTTTCACTGAGTTCGAGTTTCAGCTATCTCTGTCGCCGATATCTCTCACATTGGAGACATCATCAGTTTAGGCTAAGTTGATCAGttaattctaaattttattttagagaaaatgtgAGATGAAAACTCGGAAATGCTAAGAATAGAAAGAAACGAGTCTAAATTTGAAGGCTTTCAATGGTTTGAGGAGATGAGCGGTTTCTTCTTTGAATTACATAATTAGTTAAAAGAGGAAACGACAAGAAAAGATGAAATGTAGAAGAAAAAGGCATTGCAGATTTCTTCATGCTGCTTTTGATCGAATGATTTTAGGTTTTACATTTTGTCTTTTTCAGCATATAGTTCATGATCTTCTCTTGTGTATGTGTACATCCATATGATTTGTTGTTTGGACAAGAAAACATATGCTTTCTTAGGTATTGTTCAAGGTTATATATAGgtctctagaaaaaaaaaagcaaaaatgaGCAAGGAACAAAGCTGTGTTCTAAAAGCTTGGGAGGTGACGATGAGAAAGACCCAACAAGCCAAGAAACGTGCAAACAGTATTTTTGGGACGGTACCGGTAGCTCTACAGACAGATGATGATGCTACTACAACAACCGAGGAGAATGATGATCATGAGAGCAGCACTAACACAAGCAGCGTAGGTGAACTGTACCAAGAAGAGAGAGTGCTTCCCAATGGAGACTATTACACAGGTCAATGGTACGATAGTTTTCCCCACGGGCACGGTAAGTATCTATGGACAGATGGTTGCATGTACATTGGTGAGTGGTACAACGGGAAGACTATGGGGAAAGGCAAGTTCGGTTGGCCTTCTGGTGCCATGTATGAAGGCGAGTTCAAAAGCGGGTACATGGATGGGACTGGCACTTACACAGGTCCTAGTGGAGATACTTATAAAGGCCAGTGGGTGATGAACTTAAAACATGGACATGGGATCAAGAGTTTTGCAAACGGAGATGTGTATGACGGTGAATGGAGGAGAGGGTTGCAAGAAGCTCAAGGGAAGTATCGTTGGAGAGATGGGAGTTATTACATTGGTGAATGGAAGAACGGTACTATTAGTGGCAAAGGTACTTTTGTTTGGTCGAGGGATGGTAATAGATACGATGGATTTTGGGATGATGGTTTCCCTAGTGGTAATGGGACATTCAAATGGGACGATGGGAGCTTCTACGTTGGTCATTGGTCTAAAGATCCTGAAGAAATGAACGGTACTTACTATCCATCAGGGAAAGAAGGGGCTCTTGATTGGGATCCTAAAGACGTGTTTGATAATCTGAGTGAGTACAAGATTTGTAGTGGAGAGAGGGTTCCTGTGTTGCCTTCACAGAAGAAGCTCTCTGTTTGGAACTCTTCCAAGCGTGTTGAGAAGCCAAGGAGGATATCTGTTGATGGGAGGGTAAGCGTTGGTTTGGATAGAGCGTTTGAGAAGATGAATATGTGGGGAAGTGAGAGTGGTGAAGGCGCTGCTGACATTGATTCAACCACAAGGAGAGATTTGGATGCTGAGATAATGAGACTTGAGGCTGAAGGATTGATTCAGAGCTTGAGACCTAGTCCTGTGCCTATGAGATTGCCCAAGGCAGGGAAGAAGCAAGGCGAGACAATATCGAAAGGTCATAGGAATTACGAGCTTATGCTTAATCTACAGCTTGGAATCAGGTAACTATCTCACTTTTCCTCCTCATAAGTTGTATCAAGGTTCAAAAAATCGGTCTAGTTGTCGCCTAACCACTAGCCCATACAAAATGCATAAATACTGTCCAGCGATTTTTTTACATTGAGTTATATTATAAGTTAAAGCTTTGTTGATGTGTTGGTTATGCAGACATGCTGTTGGAAAACAAGCTCAGGTTGTGTCTCTTGATCTTAAGCATTCAGCTTTTGATCCAAAGGAAAAGCTGTGGACAAGATTTCCACCAGAAGGAACCAAATACACACCTCCTCATCAATCTAGTGAATTCAAATGGAAAGACTATTGCCCATTAGTTTTTAGGTGAGAAACCATTACGCTAACCTCTCTCCTTAGCTCTCATTGGTGCTTATTCTTACAATAAGTTACCTATCTTTCAGGAGCTTGAGGAAGCTATTCAAGGTAGATCCAGCTGATTACATGTTATCAATCTGCGGTAATGATGCCCTTAGGGAGCTATCATCCCCTGGTAAAAGTGGAAGCTTTTTCTACTTGACAAACGATGATCGTTACATGATAAAGACAATGAAGAAGTCTGAGACTAAAGTGAGTTTAAGTTACCATATAAATAATGTGTAGCTGCTACATATATTAACtgctttatttaattatatgatgCAGGTGCTTCTGAGAATGCTTGCTGCTTATTACAACCATGTTAGAGCATTTGAGAACACTTTGGTGATTAGATTCTACGGTCTCCATTGTGTGAAGTTGACTGGAACAATCCAAAAGAAGGTAAGAAGTGAGAACAATGCTACCTTGGGTGCAGCTTGGATCTTGATTGAGTTCATCTCTTTTTGCAGGTACGGTTTGTCATTATGGGGAATCTATTTTGTTCAGAGTACTCTATCCACAGACGCTTTGATCTTAAAGGATCTTCGCTTGGCCGTACAACCGATAAGCCTGAATCAGAAATCAACTCAAACACAATCTTGAAAGATCTTGATTTGAATTTCATTTTCAGGCTACAGAAAGCTTGGTTTCAAGAATTCATTAGGTTAGTAACCATCAATCAATATCTTTACTTCACAGTtacattattttcatttatgtcCTATCGACTGATCCGGCAGGGATGTCCTTAGTGCTACAGAATGGATTAGCTACCACGTtacatttataattattatgaCCGTTGCTTTAATTTTCAGACAAGTCGACAAAGACTGTGAGTTTCTAGAACAGGAGAGGATCATGGACTACAGTCTTCTGGTTGGGATTCATTTCAGAGAAGCATCAGTCGCTGGAGAGTTGATACCTTCTGGAGCACGCACGCCTATTGGTTCGTTATTCTTTAAAAAACCAACAAACATGTCTGTCTTAATTAGAATGTATCAACCAAACTATTTTCTCCTTGTCAACTTCAGGTGAGTTT is part of the Brassica rapa cultivar Chiifu-401-42 chromosome A09, CAAS_Brap_v3.01, whole genome shotgun sequence genome and harbors:
- the LOC103841600 gene encoding phosphatidylinositol 4-phosphate 5-kinase 4 encodes the protein MSKEQSCVLKAWEVTMRKTQQAKKRANSIFGTVPVALQTDDDATTTTEENDDHESSTNTSSVGELYQEERVLPNGDYYTGQWYDSFPHGHGKYLWTDGCMYIGEWYNGKTMGKGKFGWPSGAMYEGEFKSGYMDGTGTYTGPSGDTYKGQWVMNLKHGHGIKSFANGDVYDGEWRRGLQEAQGKYRWRDGSYYIGEWKNGTISGKGTFVWSRDGNRYDGFWDDGFPSGNGTFKWDDGSFYVGHWSKDPEEMNGTYYPSGKEGALDWDPKDVFDNLSEYKICSGERVPVLPSQKKLSVWNSSKRVEKPRRISVDGRVSVGLDRAFEKMNMWGSESGEGAADIDSTTRRDLDAEIMRLEAEGLIQSLRPSPVPMRLPKAGKKQGETISKGHRNYELMLNLQLGIRHAVGKQAQVVSLDLKHSAFDPKEKLWTRFPPEGTKYTPPHQSSEFKWKDYCPLVFRSLRKLFKVDPADYMLSICGNDALRELSSPGKSGSFFYLTNDDRYMIKTMKKSETKVLLRMLAAYYNHVRAFENTLVIRFYGLHCVKLTGTIQKKVRFVIMGNLFCSEYSIHRRFDLKGSSLGRTTDKPESEINSNTILKDLDLNFIFRLQKAWFQEFIRQVDKDCEFLEQERIMDYSLLVGIHFREASVAGELIPSGARTPIGEFEDETAPRLSRVDVDQLLSDPTRWASIRLGGNMPARAERTMRRSDCEFQLVGEPTGEYYEVVMIFGIIDILQDYDISKKLEHAYKSIQYDPTSISAVDPRLYSRRFRDFIFKVFTADD